The sequence below is a genomic window from Pseudomonas cannabina.
CGGGTCTTCTTCAAGGTTTTCGTCCATCGTTTACTCCGGCAACTGCGAGGTAATCCTCAGCAATGCGTCCAGTGTTTCTTCCAGCGGCACCGGTTCACGCAAGTCTTGGCGCAGGAATGCATTGATGTCCTCGTTCAGCCTCACGGCGCAGTCTGTGACGGGATCGGACCCTGCCTGGTACTCGCCCAGACGCAGCAGCATTTCCACCTGCTTGTACGCCGCCAGCAATTGACGCAGGCGATTATTGGCTTTTTGATGTTCTCGACCGGTCACGTTGCTCAGGATCCGGCTGATGCTGGCGGAGACGTCAATGGCCGGGTAATGACCGCGTTCTGCCAGCTTGCGCGAGAGCACGATGTGGCCGTCCAGCAGTGAACGCACTTCGTCCGCCACCGGGTCGTTCATCGAGTCCTGCTCGATCAATACGGTGTAAAGCGCAGTGATCGAGCCGTTCTCGCTCATGCCGGCGCGCTCCACCAGACGCGGCAGCAAGGTGTACACGGAGGGCGGCAGGCCGCCGCGCCCCAGAGGCTCGCCGGAGGCAATACCGATCTCACGCTGTGCGCGGGCAAATCGCGTCAGCGAGTCGAGCAACAGCAGCACCTTCTGGCCCCTTGCGCGAAACGCCTCGGCGATGGCGGTGGCAGTGAACGCTGCGCGAGCGCGCTCCATGCTCGAGCGATCGGACGTAGCGCAGACCAGCACCGAGCGGCTGCGCAGGGTTTCATCCAGCTCATGATCGAGAAACTCGCGTAGCTCACGGCCCCGTTCGCCAATCAGGCCGAAGACGATCACATCGCAATCCATGTTGCGGGCCAGTTCAGCCATGAGCGTGGTTTTGCCGCAACCGGCACCGGCGAACAGACCGACACGCTGGCCTTCGCCCAGCAGGATGGCGCTGTCGATGGCGCGCACGCCGGTGGGCAAGGCCCTGCTGATGCGCGGGCGTTGGGTAGGGGGCAGGGCATCGGCAATGACTGGCAAGGTCGGACGGCGATCATCCGGGCCTGCGAAAGCACCCAGGGCGTCGCCCAGTAGCGGTCGGCCGAAGCCATCCAGCACGCAGCCCAACAGGCTGTCGTCCACGCCAATCCGGTGG
It includes:
- a CDS encoding FliI/YscN family ATPase; this encodes MNAALDHWKAVHAARLSQYSAVRVSGRVSAVRGILLECKLPAAKVGDLCEVSRADGSLLLAEIVGFTPDCTLLSALGAPDGIQVGATIRPLGIAHRIGVDDSLLGCVLDGFGRPLLGDALGAFAGPDDRRPTLPVIADALPPTQRPRISRALPTGVRAIDSAILLGEGQRVGLFAGAGCGKTTLMAELARNMDCDVIVFGLIGERGRELREFLDHELDETLRSRSVLVCATSDRSSMERARAAFTATAIAEAFRARGQKVLLLLDSLTRFARAQREIGIASGEPLGRGGLPPSVYTLLPRLVERAGMSENGSITALYTVLIEQDSMNDPVADEVRSLLDGHIVLSRKLAERGHYPAIDVSASISRILSNVTGREHQKANNRLRQLLAAYKQVEMLLRLGEYQAGSDPVTDCAVRLNEDINAFLRQDLREPVPLEETLDALLRITSQLPE